A genome region from Defluviimonas aquaemixtae includes the following:
- a CDS encoding ABC transporter permease — MSAIWTMIAKRLALGVLTLFVISLIIFSATEMLPGDLARAVLGQSATEETLAAFRRELGLDQPAHTRYLNWLAGALQGDFGTSLANKRPISDLIGTRLGNTLFLALYAAAIAVPLSLTLGVLAALFRNTFFDRSANALALTSISFPEFFVAYILIFVLAQAGLFPSMTRIDANTGFGESLYRAFLPALTLTLVVTAHMMRMTRAAIINLLASPYIEMARLKGMNPMRVILKHALPNALAPIITVVALNLAYLITGVVVVEVVFVYPGLGQLMVDSVSKRDIPVVQAVALIFAAAYVLLNLTADVLSTLSNPRLIHRK, encoded by the coding sequence GTGTCCGCAATCTGGACAATGATCGCAAAACGTCTGGCACTCGGCGTGCTGACGCTGTTCGTGATATCGCTGATCATTTTCTCGGCGACCGAGATGCTGCCCGGCGACCTTGCCCGGGCGGTCCTCGGACAGTCCGCGACCGAGGAAACGCTCGCGGCCTTTCGCAGAGAGCTCGGGCTCGACCAGCCGGCCCACACGCGTTACCTCAACTGGCTCGCGGGCGCGTTGCAGGGCGATTTCGGCACGTCGCTCGCCAACAAGCGGCCTATTTCCGATCTGATCGGCACGCGGCTTGGCAACACGCTGTTCCTCGCGCTCTACGCGGCGGCGATCGCCGTGCCGTTGTCCCTGACGCTCGGCGTCCTCGCTGCGCTCTTCCGCAACACTTTCTTCGACCGGAGTGCCAACGCGCTGGCCCTGACCTCGATTTCGTTCCCCGAATTTTTCGTCGCCTACATCCTGATCTTCGTGCTCGCCCAGGCGGGGCTCTTTCCCTCGATGACGCGGATCGACGCAAATACGGGCTTCGGCGAGTCGCTCTATCGCGCCTTCCTGCCTGCGCTCACACTCACGCTGGTTGTCACCGCGCACATGATGCGGATGACGCGGGCGGCGATCATCAACCTTCTCGCCTCGCCCTATATCGAGATGGCGCGGCTGAAGGGCATGAACCCGATGCGCGTTATCCTGAAGCACGCGCTGCCGAACGCGCTCGCACCAATCATCACCGTCGTTGCGCTGAACCTCGCTTACCTCATTACCGGGGTCGTCGTCGTCGAAGTGGTCTTCGTATATCCCGGCCTCGGCCAGCTCATGGTCGACTCGGTGTCGAAGCGCGACATTCCCGTTGTGCAGGCAGTCGCGCTGATCTTCGCGGCGGCCTATGTGCTTCTCAACCTCACGGCGGACGTGCTGTCGACTTTGTCGAATCCGCGTCTCATCCACCGCAAGTAG
- a CDS encoding mandelate racemase/muconate lactonizing enzyme family protein translates to MGNISRLETFSNEFVCFVRATTDGGATGWGQCSTYNADITAQVFHRQVAPHALGQATDDIFGLVQRIEEKEHKFPGSYRCRALAGLDTALWDMKGRRVGRPVVELLDGEPCAIRAYASSMKRDITPEDEAARLCRLRDEQGFDAFKWRVGAECGRDVDEWPGRTEAVVPTVARALGDGVAKLVDANSGFSPARAIEVGRLLEAEGVSHYEEPCPYWELAQTKEVTDALDIDVTGGEQDWDLATWARMIEMRAVDIVQPDVMYMGGIARTLLVARMAAKAGLSCTPHSANLSLVTICTMHLLGAIPNAGKYLEFSIEGADYYPWQQNLFLGDPFAVHDGKLCIPDGPGWGVEINPAWLDAAAYQKSEIEG, encoded by the coding sequence ATGGGCAATATCTCCCGTCTCGAGACTTTCTCGAATGAGTTCGTCTGCTTTGTCCGGGCCACGACGGATGGCGGCGCCACAGGTTGGGGGCAGTGCTCCACCTACAACGCCGACATCACGGCGCAGGTCTTTCACCGCCAGGTCGCGCCGCATGCGCTTGGGCAGGCGACGGACGACATCTTTGGTCTCGTCCAGCGGATCGAGGAGAAGGAGCACAAGTTTCCCGGCTCGTACCGCTGCAGAGCGCTCGCCGGGCTCGACACCGCGCTTTGGGACATGAAGGGACGGCGAGTGGGCAGGCCCGTCGTTGAATTGCTGGACGGTGAGCCGTGTGCAATCAGGGCCTACGCGTCGTCGATGAAGCGCGACATTACCCCCGAGGACGAAGCGGCCCGGCTCTGCCGGTTGCGCGACGAGCAGGGATTTGACGCCTTCAAGTGGCGCGTCGGCGCGGAGTGCGGCCGCGACGTGGACGAATGGCCGGGCCGGACAGAGGCGGTCGTCCCAACCGTCGCCCGGGCGCTCGGGGATGGGGTGGCGAAGCTCGTCGATGCAAATTCAGGCTTTTCGCCAGCTCGCGCGATCGAGGTGGGTCGCCTTCTCGAGGCCGAGGGTGTGTCGCATTATGAAGAGCCCTGTCCGTACTGGGAGCTTGCTCAGACGAAAGAGGTTACGGACGCGCTCGACATCGACGTCACCGGCGGCGAGCAGGACTGGGACCTTGCGACATGGGCGCGCATGATCGAGATGCGCGCGGTCGATATCGTCCAGCCGGACGTGATGTATATGGGCGGGATCGCGCGCACGCTGCTCGTCGCGAGGATGGCGGCCAAGGCGGGCCTATCCTGTACGCCGCACAGCGCCAACCTGTCACTGGTGACGATCTGCACCATGCATCTTCTGGGCGCGATCCCGAATGCCGGGAAGTACTTGGAGTTTTCCATTGAGGGTGCGGACTACTATCCTTGGCAGCAGAACCTGTTCCTGGGCGATCCCTTTGCCGTGCACGACGGAAAGCTCTGCATTCCGGACGGCCCCGGGTGGGGGGTCGAGATCAATCCCGCCTGGCTTGACGCAGCGGCGTATCAAAAGAGTGAGATTGAGGGTTGA
- a CDS encoding ABC transporter substrate-binding protein: MTEHDRRMGGLSRRGLLQGATALGAAGLILPASVRRAAAEPKKGGILRLAQASGSTTDSSDPATWDSQFVQVLHTARCAYLTEIAPDHSLVGELAESWEASADAATWTFKLREGVTYHSGKTMTADDVIASINHHRGEDSKSAAKPIVDPIVDIKADGPNVVIFTLNAGNADFPFIMSDYHLPILPSADGKIDPTSNDGCGAYVIDAWEPGVSASLTRNPNYWKEGRAWFDGIEMNVIHDAAARQNALITGEVDVIDPVDLNTVGLLQRAPGIVILSTTGTQHYVFPMDTRAAPFSDNNVRLALKYAVDRQEMVDKILQGYGSVGNDHPIGPSNRFYNADLEQRTYDPDKAKFHLKEAGMDSLTVQLSAADAAFSGSVDAAVLYSEKAAAAGITIEVVREPNDGYWDNVWMKKGWTASYWGGRPTEDWMFSTAYASGAPWNESFWENERFNELLAAARSELDEDKRREMYYEMQAILSNEGGTVVPMYASYVMAMTDKVAHDEQVAANWTLDGFRALERWWFA, encoded by the coding sequence ATGACCGAACACGATCGCAGAATGGGCGGGCTCAGCCGCCGCGGGCTGCTTCAGGGGGCGACAGCCCTAGGCGCCGCGGGCTTGATTCTGCCCGCAAGCGTGCGCCGCGCGGCGGCAGAGCCCAAGAAGGGCGGCATCCTGCGGCTGGCGCAGGCGAGCGGCAGCACGACCGACAGCTCTGATCCCGCGACGTGGGACTCGCAGTTCGTCCAGGTCCTGCACACCGCACGCTGCGCCTATCTGACCGAGATTGCGCCGGACCATTCGCTTGTCGGCGAGCTCGCCGAAAGCTGGGAAGCCTCGGCGGATGCGGCCACCTGGACGTTCAAGCTGCGCGAAGGCGTTACCTACCACAGTGGCAAGACGATGACTGCGGATGACGTCATAGCCTCGATCAATCACCATCGCGGCGAAGACTCGAAATCGGCGGCCAAGCCGATCGTCGATCCGATCGTCGACATCAAGGCTGACGGTCCGAACGTCGTGATCTTCACGCTCAATGCGGGCAACGCCGACTTCCCGTTCATCATGTCGGATTATCACCTGCCGATCCTGCCCTCGGCGGACGGCAAGATTGACCCTACTTCGAACGACGGCTGCGGCGCCTACGTCATCGATGCCTGGGAGCCGGGCGTCTCTGCAAGCCTGACGCGCAACCCAAATTACTGGAAAGAGGGACGCGCCTGGTTCGACGGGATCGAGATGAACGTGATCCACGACGCCGCCGCACGCCAGAACGCGCTCATCACCGGCGAGGTGGACGTGATCGATCCGGTCGATCTTAACACCGTGGGGCTTTTGCAGCGCGCGCCGGGGATCGTCATTCTCTCGACCACGGGTACGCAGCACTACGTCTTCCCGATGGATACGCGCGCCGCGCCGTTCAGCGACAACAACGTTCGCCTTGCGCTGAAATACGCGGTCGACCGGCAGGAGATGGTCGACAAGATCCTGCAAGGCTATGGAAGCGTCGGTAACGACCACCCGATCGGCCCGTCGAACCGCTTCTACAACGCCGATCTGGAGCAGCGCACCTACGACCCCGACAAGGCGAAATTCCACCTCAAGGAAGCTGGCATGGACAGTCTGACCGTCCAGCTTTCGGCCGCCGACGCGGCGTTTTCGGGATCGGTCGACGCCGCGGTTCTCTATTCCGAAAAGGCGGCTGCCGCCGGCATCACAATTGAGGTTGTGCGCGAGCCAAACGACGGCTACTGGGACAATGTCTGGATGAAGAAGGGCTGGACCGCCTCCTACTGGGGCGGCCGTCCGACCGAGGACTGGATGTTTTCCACCGCCTACGCGTCGGGTGCGCCGTGGAACGAGAGCTTCTGGGAGAACGAGCGCTTCAACGAGCTTCTCGCCGCCGCGCGCTCCGAGCTCGACGAGGACAAGCGCCGTGAGATGTACTACGAGATGCAGGCCATCCTCTCGAACGAGGGCGGCACTGTCGTCCCGATGTATGCGAGCTACGTCATGGCGATGACCGACAAGGTTGCCCATGACGAACAGGTTGCGGCCAACTGGACGCTCGACGGCTTCCGCGCCCTCGAACGGTGGTGGTTCGCCTGA
- a CDS encoding LysR family transcriptional regulator, giving the protein MLGKGITLRALELFETIAQTGTVAEAARRMKMSLPAASQQLSNLETAIGCTLFDRAHRPLKLTAAGRVFLFRAREALSQIRQAQTELTVLDISHLKSLRLGMIDDFDSQITPDLVVALAKNLKNCEFRLTTAPSHEAIEMLVSRALDVAVAARPQDAVPGMREYGLLRDPYVLAVPKGFALPRRRELDALAKLPFLRYDRGTLMGRQIEAHLARHDLTPLDRFEIDSNQSIMALVANGTGFSITTPLALLRARIFLDQVDLHPLPLAAMSRTISLFAPTDQAGDSAAEIARTLRTIMTTRLVGPAKDLAPWLGDAFVVFPS; this is encoded by the coding sequence ATGTTGGGCAAAGGCATCACGCTCAGAGCGCTCGAGCTTTTCGAGACGATTGCGCAGACCGGAACTGTGGCCGAGGCCGCGCGGCGAATGAAAATGAGCCTGCCCGCCGCCTCTCAGCAGCTCTCCAACCTTGAAACGGCGATTGGGTGCACGTTGTTCGATCGTGCCCATCGTCCGCTCAAGCTCACGGCCGCTGGTCGCGTCTTCCTGTTTCGTGCACGCGAAGCACTAAGCCAGATCCGGCAGGCACAGACCGAACTGACGGTGCTCGACATCTCGCATCTGAAAAGCCTGCGGCTTGGAATGATCGACGATTTCGACAGCCAGATCACGCCCGACCTCGTGGTCGCGCTGGCCAAGAACCTAAAGAATTGCGAGTTCCGGCTCACGACCGCGCCAAGCCACGAAGCGATTGAAATGCTGGTCAGCCGCGCGCTAGACGTGGCCGTGGCCGCCCGTCCGCAGGATGCGGTGCCCGGCATGCGGGAATACGGGCTCTTGCGCGATCCCTACGTGCTTGCCGTGCCGAAGGGATTCGCGCTTCCCCGCCGCCGCGAACTTGATGCGCTCGCGAAGCTGCCCTTCCTGCGCTACGATCGCGGCACGCTCATGGGGCGCCAGATCGAAGCACATCTCGCACGCCACGATCTTACGCCGCTCGACCGGTTCGAGATCGACAGCAACCAGTCGATCATGGCGCTTGTCGCCAACGGGACGGGGTTTTCGATCACCACTCCGCTCGCACTCTTGCGGGCGCGGATCTTCCTCGACCAGGTCGATCTGCATCCCCTGCCATTGGCCGCGATGTCGCGCACGATCTCGCTGTTCGCGCCGACTGACCAGGCGGGCGACAGCGCCGCCGAAATCGCGCGCACGCTGCGCACGATAATGACGACGCGTCTTGTCGGGCCCGCCAAGGACCTCGCCCCATGGCTGGGCGATGCCTTTGTTGTGTTTCCGTCGTAG
- a CDS encoding ABC transporter ATP-binding protein, with translation MKDDTTNKPVLLTMRDIHIEGRSEETWSPIIKGVDLTLHKGEVLGLIGESGAGKSTLGLAAMGFTRDGCRISGGTIDFDGTDLMKASEAEKRSLRGKRIAYVAQSAAASFNPAHRLIDQYSEAPVQHGVMSRAEAERDAFELYRRMQLPSPEEIGFRYPHQVSGGQLQRAMTAMAMSCRPDLIIFDEPTTALDVTTQIEVLSAIRDIVAQFDTAAIYITHDLAVVAQMADRIKVLLRGDEVEEADTRTMLSSPKDDYTKSLWAVRSHARAVQPPVAEGTVPVVSVKGVTAGYGAADILKNINFDVHRRRTVAVVGESGSGKSTAARVITGLLPPRQGQVLFNGKPLPPDYRQRSRDQLRQAQMIYQMADTALNPKLRLRELIGRPAQMYLRLHGKALTERIRDLLHLIELEPDIYIDRLPSELSGGQKQRIGIARALAAEPEFIICDEVTSALDQLVAEGILKLLDRLQTEFDLAYMFITHDLATVRAIADEVVVMQNGRVVEQGPKDEMFEPPHDPYTELLLSSVPEMDPDWLTKLLKERAAKAQG, from the coding sequence ATGAAAGACGACACGACCAACAAGCCCGTCCTTCTGACGATGCGCGACATTCATATCGAAGGCCGGTCGGAGGAGACGTGGTCGCCGATCATCAAGGGTGTCGATCTAACGCTTCACAAAGGTGAAGTACTTGGGCTGATCGGCGAGTCTGGTGCCGGCAAGTCGACTCTGGGCCTCGCTGCGATGGGCTTCACCCGCGACGGCTGCCGGATATCAGGCGGTACGATCGACTTCGACGGCACCGACCTCATGAAGGCGTCCGAGGCCGAAAAGCGGTCCCTGCGTGGCAAGCGCATTGCCTATGTTGCGCAGTCGGCGGCAGCCAGCTTCAATCCGGCGCACCGGCTGATCGATCAGTACAGTGAAGCGCCGGTCCAGCACGGCGTGATGAGCCGGGCGGAGGCGGAACGCGACGCATTCGAACTGTATCGCCGGATGCAGCTGCCCAGTCCCGAGGAGATCGGATTCCGCTATCCGCACCAGGTCTCGGGCGGACAGCTTCAGCGGGCCATGACGGCGATGGCGATGTCCTGCCGACCCGACCTGATCATCTTTGACGAGCCGACGACGGCCCTGGACGTGACGACGCAGATCGAGGTCCTGTCGGCGATCCGTGACATCGTCGCCCAGTTCGATACGGCCGCGATCTACATCACCCACGACCTCGCGGTCGTGGCGCAGATGGCCGACCGGATCAAGGTTCTTCTGCGCGGCGACGAGGTCGAAGAGGCCGACACGCGCACGATGCTATCCAGCCCAAAGGACGACTATACGAAATCACTTTGGGCCGTGCGAAGTCACGCACGTGCCGTCCAGCCGCCCGTAGCGGAAGGCACGGTGCCCGTGGTCTCGGTCAAAGGCGTGACGGCGGGCTATGGTGCGGCGGACATTCTAAAGAACATCAACTTTGATGTGCACCGGCGACGCACCGTCGCGGTCGTCGGCGAAAGCGGATCGGGTAAGTCTACCGCCGCGCGGGTCATCACCGGCCTTCTGCCGCCGCGTCAGGGCCAGGTCCTGTTCAACGGCAAGCCGCTGCCGCCGGACTACCGCCAGCGGAGCCGCGATCAATTGCGCCAGGCGCAGATGATCTACCAGATGGCCGACACCGCGCTAAACCCCAAGCTGCGGCTGCGCGAACTGATCGGGCGCCCGGCGCAAATGTATCTCAGGCTGCACGGCAAGGCGCTCACCGAACGGATCCGCGATCTTCTGCACCTCATCGAACTTGAACCCGACATCTATATCGACCGCCTGCCGTCGGAACTTTCGGGCGGTCAGAAACAGCGCATCGGCATCGCCCGGGCGCTTGCGGCAGAGCCGGAATTCATCATCTGTGACGAGGTGACGTCTGCCCTCGACCAGCTCGTGGCCGAGGGCATTCTTAAGCTGCTCGACCGGCTGCAGACCGAGTTCGACCTCGCCTACATGTTCATCACGCACGACCTCGCCACCGTGCGCGCCATCGCCGACGAGGTCGTCGTGATGCAGAACGGCCGCGTAGTGGAGCAGGGGCCGAAGGACGAGATGTTCGAACCGCCCCACGACCCTTATACCGAGCTTCTGCTGTCGTCGGTCCCCGAAATGGACCCTGACTGGCTCACCAAGCTGTTGAAGGAACGGGCGGCGAAAGCCCAAGGGTAG
- a CDS encoding FadR/GntR family transcriptional regulator codes for MEKLELGPDGELPVRIARAIRDAIVEGRLIVDQRLPSEQELAEQFGVSRPTVREALKRLAAQSLIRTQRGATGGAFVNRISYEEAADQQITTSTLLLSMNAVDFETACEARYALERACVPFAAGRREADHLAAMRAEIHRQTQRGLSDEGFCASDVAFHRALVDAAGNPILSYQLAGAVEAMQPLMNMITFTARSRERIVSFHTAIADAIEARDAGSAEAALAKLADYTVKLVDDVRAKRQARR; via the coding sequence ATGGAAAAACTGGAGCTCGGTCCAGACGGCGAATTGCCGGTGCGTATCGCACGGGCGATCCGTGACGCGATCGTCGAGGGGCGGCTGATCGTCGACCAGCGCCTGCCTTCGGAGCAGGAACTGGCCGAGCAGTTCGGCGTCTCTCGTCCAACGGTGCGCGAAGCGCTGAAACGGCTCGCGGCGCAAAGCCTCATCCGCACCCAACGCGGAGCCACGGGCGGTGCCTTCGTCAACCGCATCTCCTACGAGGAGGCGGCGGACCAGCAAATCACCACCTCTACCCTCCTGCTGTCGATGAACGCGGTCGACTTCGAGACCGCATGCGAGGCGCGTTACGCGCTTGAGCGCGCCTGTGTGCCATTCGCCGCCGGCCGGAGGGAGGCCGATCATCTTGCCGCGATGCGCGCCGAGATCCACCGACAGACGCAGCGCGGGCTGTCCGACGAGGGCTTCTGCGCCTCCGACGTGGCGTTTCACCGGGCGCTCGTCGATGCGGCGGGCAACCCCATCCTCTCCTATCAGCTCGCGGGTGCGGTCGAAGCGATGCAGCCCCTGATGAACATGATCACCTTCACGGCCCGGTCGCGCGAGAGGATCGTCTCTTTCCACACCGCCATCGCGGATGCGATCGAGGCGCGGGACGCGGGTTCGGCCGAGGCGGCGTTGGCAAAGCTTGCCGACTACACGGTGAAGCTCGTCGACGATGTGCGGGCAAAGCGGCAGGCGCGGCGATAG
- a CDS encoding ABC transporter permease, translated as MNTLITLFWIAVAIALAMGAGWLFRTVAVSVTRGPTARALRTAPITAAFGMLVIVLYILTAIFAPVIAPYAERAVVGGQFLPWDSTHIFGTDNLGRDMFSRLIYGARNTVGIAFATTALAFAIGSILGLLAATVGGWIDQALSRLVDILMAIPSLIFSLLLLAIFGTSVVTLILVIATIDSTRVFRLARSVAMNIVVMDYIEAAKLRGEGLWRLITREILPNAMAPLVAEFGLRFCFVFLTIAALSFLGVGIQPPTADWGSMVRENAALITFGDVTPLLPAGAIALLTVAVNFVVDWMLHRASGLKE; from the coding sequence ATGAACACTCTGATAACGTTGTTCTGGATCGCGGTGGCCATCGCGCTTGCCATGGGCGCGGGATGGCTGTTCCGCACCGTTGCGGTGTCAGTCACCCGGGGTCCCACGGCGCGAGCTCTCAGGACCGCACCGATCACGGCGGCCTTCGGCATGCTGGTGATCGTGCTCTATATCTTGACGGCGATCTTCGCGCCGGTGATTGCGCCCTACGCCGAGCGGGCCGTGGTGGGTGGCCAGTTCCTTCCTTGGGATTCCACTCACATCTTCGGCACAGACAATCTCGGCCGCGACATGTTCTCACGCCTGATCTACGGCGCGCGCAACACGGTGGGCATCGCCTTCGCGACGACGGCGCTCGCCTTCGCAATCGGTTCCATCCTGGGACTGCTTGCCGCGACGGTCGGCGGCTGGATAGACCAGGCGCTGAGCCGACTTGTCGATATTCTCATGGCTATCCCGTCTTTGATATTCTCGCTCCTGCTTCTCGCGATATTCGGCACATCGGTTGTCACGCTGATCCTTGTCATCGCGACGATCGACTCCACCCGCGTCTTTCGGCTGGCCCGGTCGGTCGCCATGAACATCGTTGTGATGGACTACATCGAGGCTGCGAAGCTGAGGGGCGAGGGGCTCTGGCGGCTCATCACGCGCGAGATACTGCCCAATGCCATGGCGCCTCTGGTCGCCGAGTTTGGACTGCGATTCTGCTTCGTCTTTCTCACCATCGCGGCGCTGTCATTCCTCGGCGTCGGCATACAGCCGCCGACGGCGGACTGGGGCTCGATGGTGCGCGAGAACGCCGCCCTCATCACATTCGGCGACGTCACGCCGCTATTGCCGGCCGGCGCCATCGCGCTGCTAACGGTTGCGGTCAACTTCGTCGTGGACTGGATGCTGCACCGGGCGAGCGGTCTGAAGGAGTAA
- a CDS encoding dimethyl sulfoxide reductase anchor subunit family protein: MHPAPSVIVFTVLSGAGFGLLAFLGLGAAEVYGAAAFLLWGLGYALAVIGLLASAFHLGNPQRALMAFSQWRTSWLSREAWASAGALLLLAPVALAAVLGGGLPPVFGALGALACLATIGATSMIYAQLRTVPRWSHWTTPAVFFAFALTGGAILSGQRALAGGLALLLGLLLWAAFRLGDERFQAEGTTLGSATGLGRIGDVREFAPAHTASNYLLREMIHVVGRKHAARLRVVALAFASALPALVLLFLPGGLVFTALAAALHVVGAFAARWLFFAEAEHVVGLYYGRR; encoded by the coding sequence ATGCATCCTGCCCCTTCGGTCATCGTCTTCACCGTCCTGTCGGGCGCGGGGTTCGGGCTTCTGGCTTTCCTCGGCCTCGGGGCTGCGGAGGTCTACGGAGCGGCGGCCTTCCTCCTTTGGGGACTTGGCTACGCGCTCGCAGTCATCGGGCTTCTTGCCTCGGCCTTTCATCTCGGCAATCCGCAGCGCGCGCTCATGGCCTTCTCCCAGTGGCGGACAAGCTGGCTCAGCCGCGAGGCCTGGGCGTCCGCCGGCGCGCTCTTGCTGCTTGCGCCCGTCGCGCTGGCGGCGGTCTTGGGCGGCGGGTTGCCGCCCGTGTTCGGCGCGTTGGGCGCGCTGGCCTGCCTCGCGACGATCGGAGCGACGTCGATGATTTACGCGCAGCTTCGCACCGTGCCGCGCTGGAGCCACTGGACGACGCCAGCGGTATTCTTCGCCTTCGCGCTGACCGGCGGCGCGATCCTGAGCGGGCAGCGGGCGCTTGCCGGAGGGCTGGCACTTCTTCTCGGGCTCTTGCTTTGGGCGGCCTTCCGGCTGGGCGACGAGCGGTTCCAAGCGGAAGGCACGACTCTCGGCTCGGCGACCGGGTTAGGGCGGATCGGTGATGTGCGCGAATTCGCTCCGGCCCATACCGCGTCGAACTATCTCTTGCGCGAGATGATCCATGTTGTTGGGCGTAAGCACGCGGCGCGGTTGCGCGTTGTGGCGCTTGCGTTTGCCTCGGCGCTGCCTGCGCTTGTTCTCCTGTTTCTGCCTGGTGGTCTTGTCTTCACTGCGCTCGCAGCCGCGCTGCATGTCGTTGGAGCCTTCGCCGCGCGCTGGCTTTTCTTCGCGGAAGCGGAGCACGTCGTCGGGCTCTATTACGGGCGGCGCTGA
- a CDS encoding DUF1326 domain-containing protein, whose amino-acid sequence MAKDLPEWAIKGELILNCNCTVFCPCVISLGDHPPTEGYCMGWAGIRIDKGNYDGEDLSGLNVGLLLEIPGKMGRGNWKAAAYIDERASDKAYEGLLKVFTGQARGTTGLFKVLVSEFLGAERAPVQFETEGKTRRLTVGKAIRGEISPVPGHGGKDMVITNTEYWMGPDITVAKADKARVRAFGRVWDFDGRSAEICQIDWHGPN is encoded by the coding sequence ATGGCCAAAGACCTGCCCGAATGGGCCATCAAGGGGGAATTGATCCTCAACTGCAACTGCACCGTTTTCTGCCCCTGCGTGATCTCGCTCGGCGACCACCCGCCGACCGAAGGCTACTGCATGGGCTGGGCCGGAATCCGCATCGACAAGGGTAACTACGACGGCGAGGACTTGTCCGGTCTCAACGTTGGCCTTCTTCTGGAGATTCCCGGCAAGATGGGACGCGGCAACTGGAAGGCGGCGGCCTATATCGACGAACGCGCGTCGGACAAGGCTTATGAGGGGCTTCTGAAAGTCTTCACCGGCCAGGCGCGCGGCACGACAGGGCTCTTCAAGGTGCTCGTCAGCGAATTCCTTGGGGCCGAACGTGCGCCGGTGCAGTTCGAGACCGAGGGCAAGACCCGCCGCCTCACGGTCGGCAAGGCGATCCGAGGCGAGATTTCCCCGGTGCCAGGCCATGGCGGCAAGGACATGGTCATCACCAACACCGAATATTGGATGGGGCCGGATATCACAGTGGCCAAGGCCGACAAGGCCCGCGTCCGCGCCTTCGGTCGTGTCTGGGACTTCGACGGGCGCTCGGCCGAGATCTGCCAGATCGACTGGCACGGACCGAATTGA
- a CDS encoding DUF2182 domain-containing protein — translation MSAPILHGEKLAHARLSVRAMGWLGFYGAVLAAWIAVALMARDMPGAELKSVPSEFWAALCISAGQAQPLALWTMWALMAAAMMLPTFVPALRTFVDLSAAGATTGTGAAALVGGYLVVWLGGAVLGATAQWTLARAGALTPFGASLSPWLTATLLVGAGLYQFSALKHACLSRCRMPLTFFMQHWRPGAPVAFGMGLRLGALCFGCCWALMGLGFIGGTMNLIWMGAATVFMTIEKLPEIGRWLTRPSGWALIIAGGAVALRAI, via the coding sequence ATGTCCGCACCCATCCTGCATGGCGAAAAGCTCGCGCACGCGCGGCTGTCCGTTCGCGCCATGGGCTGGCTCGGCTTCTACGGCGCGGTGCTTGCTGCCTGGATTGCGGTCGCGCTCATGGCGCGGGATATGCCCGGCGCAGAACTCAAGTCCGTCCCGTCGGAGTTCTGGGCGGCGCTTTGCATATCGGCAGGGCAGGCTCAACCGCTGGCGCTCTGGACGATGTGGGCGCTTATGGCGGCGGCGATGATGCTGCCGACCTTCGTGCCTGCGCTTAGGACATTTGTTGACCTTTCCGCGGCCGGCGCGACGACCGGCACCGGCGCTGCTGCTCTCGTGGGCGGCTATCTGGTGGTCTGGTTGGGAGGCGCAGTGCTTGGTGCGACCGCTCAGTGGACGCTTGCACGCGCGGGGGCTCTCACGCCGTTCGGGGCAAGCCTTTCGCCGTGGCTCACCGCGACGCTTCTGGTCGGGGCGGGGCTTTACCAGTTCTCTGCGCTCAAGCATGCCTGCCTGTCGCGCTGCCGGATGCCGCTGACCTTCTTCATGCAGCACTGGCGCCCCGGCGCGCCCGTCGCCTTCGGAATGGGCTTGCGCCTCGGCGCGCTTTGCTTCGGCTGCTGCTGGGCGCTGATGGGTCTCGGCTTCATCGGCGGTACGATGAATCTGATCTGGATGGGGGCGGCGACTGTATTCATGACCATCGAGAAACTGCCCGAGATCGGGCGCTGGCTTACCCGGCCCAGTGGCTGGGCCCTGATCATCGCGGGCGGCGCAGTGGCGCTCCGTGCAATCTGA